A stretch of Lathyrus oleraceus cultivar Zhongwan6 chromosome 6, CAAS_Psat_ZW6_1.0, whole genome shotgun sequence DNA encodes these proteins:
- the LOC127094372 gene encoding uncharacterized mitochondrial protein AtMg00810-like, with the protein MDEIVLGGISLVGELTNFLGFQVKQIKDNIFVSQSKYAKNIIKMFGLENARHKHIPASIHVKITKDDQEVNVDQSLSRSIIGSLLYLTTSHPDIIFYMGGCPRQQANPKMSHLTQVLIMESCTPMILTPFLLDIVILIG; encoded by the coding sequence ATGGACGAAATTGTTCTTGGAGGAATTAGCTTGGTAGGAGAGCTTACAAACTTTCTTGGTTTTCAAGTTAAACAAATAAAAGATAACATATTTGTTtcccaaagcaagtatgctaAGAACATTATCAAGATGTTTGGCCTTGAAAATGCTAGGCATAAACATATTCCTGCTTCCATTCATGTTAAAATTACTAAAGATGATCAAGAAGTGAATGTTGATCAAAGTCTCAGTAGAAGTATAATTGGAAGTCTATTGTATCTCACTACTAGCCACCCTGACATCATCTTCTATATGGGTGGGTGTCCTCGTCAGCAAGCCAATCCTAAAATGAGCCATCTCACACAAGTTTTGATTATGGAATCATGTACTCCTATGATACTAACTCCATTCTTGTTAGATATTGTGATACTGATTGGGTAG